The genomic region TAGGACACATTGCTAACTCAGTAGCAAGTCCCACAATCCGTCAGGGTTGATGAAATCATGGTGTACAATAGAAACTAGGTAATAATCTCTATGCATTTTCCTCAAAAACGTATTTTCTGGTGTGTTTTTTGGGAAAAGCTTGCTCCATTCTATCCAGATACTAAAGGCTTCGTCTCTCCAAGCTTTAAAcgattcttcttccacAATGGTAGTTTGAACCACTTCTGAATTTGGGAAGACACCCCATGTGACAGCATTGGAGCTTTTAGGTTGTAGGTTAGTTTCGAAGTAACCCGTATAATCACCCAAGTAATAACTAAACTCACCGTTCTTGCTTTCAATCTTTGGTTTGAGAACCTGATTCCATTCTTCCTTTCGAACAAATATTTCTACAAAGGCCTTTTGATAGATTAAACCATTGGCAGGTCCCCATCCGAAGATATTATCAGTACTTTGTGATCCATTTGTTGCAGGTTGTGAGGCCAAGGAAAGGTATCCACGTTGGTTCAACTCTAtaagttcttcttgaatGAATGCGGTTTCAGCAGAAAGTCCAAGATCTGACCATGGTAGTGCCTTCATTGAGCCCTCAAGGTATCGTATGAAAATGTTTTTGATATCCTCCAAAGAAACCGGATGATCCCAAAGTTCGTATGCCGTGCTGTTACAAACTTTGAGCGATGGTCCGTACCCATCAATTTCACCGTACGCGGGAGATCTCGAATCACCGAATCTACCGTTGGGAAACTCATCCCAAGTAACATTTCTACCTAATACCCCAGTACCCTGAGAGATGGAGATCATGACTTTACGAGATGGAACTGATGGAACTCGGTTACCATGCGACATTCCATTCAGCTTATTGATAATTGACGTATTCAGAGGGAAATCAGTACTAGCACTGGATtgtctctttcttttcttaaTATTGTCATCATCCAAAGTCAAAGAGTCAACGTCTTGTAAGACAACGTCTGAGTCCCATTCATCATCGgcctcatcttcttcttcaagaattttgGATAATGTAGGCGATTTGGCCACAATTTGTGCTATGGCTCTTTCTAAATTCAAAGTATAGAAATGGAACGCCTTGATACGTCCGTTGGTTTTTTCGTGTATTTGCTCTATAATTTCAATCAAGATCTCAACACCGATTTCTTTGACTCTGTTATCGTCACTTTGCACCGAGGCTGGGAACCTGTCCAAGATGTACTGTGGTATCGATGCATGAGAAAGCTTTGCCGCtctattgaacaaaaggtGTGAGTTAATTGGCATCAAACCGGGGAACATAGGAATATCAGAACTGACCTTTTCACGAACTAATTTCTCAAACGATAGGAACTTGTCTACATCGTAAAACAACTGTGTGATGATAAAATCAGCACCGGCATCCACTTTCTCCTTCAAATACGGTAAATCTCTCATCGGATCTTGCAAACTTTCATCGGCTTCACCCTCACAATGGCCCTCGGGATATGCTGCCACGCCTACACAGAAATCATCGCCataatttttcttgatataaCGAACCAAATCCACCGCATATTTGAACTCAGTATCTGCATCAGGAGACCATTCTTCGCCAATAGCTGGATCACCTCTCAAGGCAAGAATGTTTCTAATATCCGCATCTCTAGCAGCCTTCAATGCCTCATCAATAATATCCTTGTTCATGTTGGTACAAGTTAGATGCATGCAAACAGGAACATTTAACTCACGTTGCGCAATAGTTGCAAGTTCCAAAGTC from Kluyveromyces lactis strain NRRL Y-1140 chromosome D complete sequence harbors:
- the MET12 gene encoding methylenetetrahydrofolate reductase (NAD(P)H) MET12 (similar to uniprot|P46151 Saccharomyces cerevisiae YPL023C MET12 Isozyme of methylenetetrahydrofolate reductase catalyzes the reduction of 5 10-methylenetetrahydrofolate to 5-methyltetrahydrofolate in the methionine biosynthesis pathway) codes for the protein MRSNTKGKFDMVTVKQRFDELKGPCVSLEFFPPKTEPGKRNLLARMERMCALNPLFITVTWAAGGTTAGKTLELATIAQRELNVPVCMHLTCTNMNKDIIDEALKAARDADIRNILALRGDPAIGEEWSPDADTEFKYAVDLVRYIKKNYGDDFCVGVAAYPEGHCEGEADESLQDPMRDLPYLKEKVDAGADFIITQLFYDVDKFLSFEKLVREKVSSDIPMFPGLMPINSHLLFNRAAKLSHASIPQYILDRFPASVQSDDNRVKEIGVEILIEIIEQIHEKTNGRIKAFHFYTLNLERAIAQIVAKSPTLSKILEEEDEADDEWDSDVVLQDVDSLTLDDDNIKKRKRQSSASTDFPLNTSIINKLNGMSHGNRVPSVPSRKVMISISQGTGVLGRNVTWDEFPNGRFGDSRSPAYGEIDGYGPSLKVCNSTAYELWDHPVSLEDIKNIFIRYLEGSMKALPWSDLGLSAETAFIQEELIELNQRGYLSLASQPATNGSQSTDNIFGWGPANGLIYQKAFVEIFVRKEEWNQVLKPKIESKNGEFSYYLGDYTGYFETNLQPKSSNAVTWGVFPNSEVVQTTIVEEESFKAWRDEAFSIWIEWSKLFPKNTPENTFLRKMHRDYYLVSIVHHDFINPDGLWDLLLS